A genomic segment from Kyrpidia tusciae DSM 2912 encodes:
- a CDS encoding YmaF family protein: MKKPVIGILCHADPPTSGKPKNEDHTHELYLIEWDGRPPHVHDFGGITSFDAGHRHRYAGTTGPAPSGVPHTHDYYTVTTFNQGHTHVLQGRTGPAVPLPGGGHYHVFAGVSTVNGRPSHTHRYRGTTGDAHP; encoded by the coding sequence ATGAAAAAGCCGGTCATCGGCATCTTGTGCCACGCCGATCCGCCCACATCTGGAAAACCAAAGAATGAAGACCACACCCATGAGCTCTATTTGATCGAATGGGACGGCCGGCCACCGCATGTCCACGATTTTGGCGGAATCACATCTTTCGACGCCGGTCATCGACATCGTTACGCCGGCACCACGGGCCCCGCGCCGAGCGGCGTCCCCCACACCCACGATTATTACACGGTGACCACCTTCAATCAAGGCCACACCCACGTCCTGCAAGGGCGTACAGGTCCCGCCGTGCCTCTGCCCGGAGGCGGTCATTACCACGTATTCGCCGGTGTCAGCACGGTCAACGGTCGTCCGTCCCACACCCATCGCTACCGCGGCACAACGGGGGACGCCCATCCCTGA
- a CDS encoding pro-sigmaK processing inhibitor BofA family protein, whose protein sequence is MGKIDLPAALFAAGLAIALLAYVIRNPLRFLGRFVRGLVVGGAVIWAANWLGQAHQFHVPWNPITAAILGLFGLPGALALLWLRWWLPV, encoded by the coding sequence ATGGGAAAGATTGATCTCCCGGCGGCGCTATTCGCAGCCGGTTTGGCCATCGCCCTGCTGGCGTATGTGATCCGCAACCCCCTGCGGTTCTTGGGCCGGTTTGTCCGCGGATTGGTGGTCGGCGGGGCCGTGATCTGGGCGGCCAATTGGCTGGGGCAGGCCCATCAGTTTCACGTACCCTGGAACCCGATCACTGCCGCCATTCTAGGATTGTTCGGCCTGCCGGGGGCTTTGGCGCTTCTCTGGCTGCGCTGGTGGCTTCCGGTGTGA
- a CDS encoding two-component system sensor histidine kinase NtrB: MFHREGWIERNIELLPFPACLSDSGGALLAVSRALGDATRQPENHLAEKGPQSSNAGRDGLPADMVRYERTTEDGNRVYLYVSDDAITWDLWLWELVQPIIGEMGMGVILTDVDLRVRATNRTAVKMLRLKADDAIGRVLSEAVPELGLVLRPVAHKIAVEGVRNLLFDAEIDGQIQHWLLDSHVLQGFLSPEGSYEKRIVFFLKDLGERFENQLQRQEKLATVGKIAAGIAHEIRNPLTSIKGFLQIMRENFIRSHMDKEFQYTEVMLAEIDRVNELVGELLLLSRPRDVKLASTEVEELVTGLAPLISSETLLHDIEFHLCIKPVPKVLADPELLKQVVLNLVKNAVEAMEHGGTLTLCTDVDREENLVRIDVQDTGPGIPAYAMDRIFDAFFTTKENGTGLGLPICQRIISDLGGMIRVSSKGYGTTFSILLPAYEP; this comes from the coding sequence TTGTTTCACCGCGAAGGCTGGATCGAACGAAACATCGAACTCCTCCCGTTTCCGGCCTGCCTCTCGGACAGCGGCGGCGCGCTCCTTGCGGTGAGTCGGGCGCTGGGAGATGCAACTCGGCAGCCCGAAAACCATCTGGCAGAGAAGGGTCCGCAATCTTCAAACGCCGGGAGGGACGGTTTGCCGGCCGATATGGTTCGCTACGAACGAACCACCGAGGACGGGAATCGCGTGTACTTGTATGTTTCCGATGACGCCATCACCTGGGATCTGTGGCTGTGGGAACTTGTTCAGCCCATCATCGGGGAGATGGGGATGGGCGTTATTTTGACCGATGTGGATCTGAGGGTTCGGGCGACGAACCGCACGGCTGTGAAGATGCTGCGCTTGAAAGCCGATGACGCCATTGGGCGGGTCCTTTCCGAGGCTGTTCCCGAACTCGGCCTGGTGTTGCGTCCCGTTGCTCACAAGATCGCCGTGGAAGGTGTGCGAAACCTTCTTTTTGATGCTGAAATCGACGGACAGATCCAACACTGGTTGCTGGATTCTCATGTTTTACAGGGCTTCTTATCTCCGGAGGGATCTTACGAAAAAAGAATCGTGTTTTTCCTGAAGGATCTCGGCGAACGCTTCGAAAACCAGCTTCAGCGACAGGAAAAGCTCGCTACGGTCGGCAAGATTGCCGCTGGCATTGCCCACGAAATTCGCAATCCCCTGACTTCAATTAAAGGCTTTTTGCAAATCATGCGAGAGAATTTCATCCGCTCCCATATGGATAAGGAATTTCAGTACACTGAGGTCATGTTGGCGGAGATCGACCGCGTCAACGAGTTGGTCGGAGAGTTGCTGTTGTTATCGAGACCCCGGGATGTAAAATTGGCATCCACGGAAGTGGAAGAACTGGTCACGGGTTTGGCCCCACTGATCAGCAGTGAAACTCTTCTGCATGACATTGAATTTCATTTGTGTATCAAACCCGTTCCGAAAGTGTTGGCAGACCCTGAGCTGTTGAAGCAGGTCGTCCTGAACCTCGTGAAAAATGCGGTGGAAGCGATGGAACACGGCGGCACGTTGACCCTGTGTACCGACGTGGACCGGGAAGAAAATCTCGTTCGGATCGATGTACAAGACACGGGGCCCGGGATTCCCGCTTACGCGATGGATCGCATTTTCGATGCCTTTTTTACGACCAAAGAAAATGGGACCGGCTTGGGACTGCCCATTTGCCAACGGATTATCAGCGATCTGGGAGGTATGATCCGGGTCTCCAGTAAAGGATACGGAACCACGTTCAGTATTCTGCTGCCCGCCTACGAGCCGTAG
- a CDS encoding RluA family pseudouridine synthase: MVEYPITRAENGKKLHRFLRQNLPGLPLSGVYKWIRVGRVKVNRKKGKPDLVLHEGDTVQLFVSDEEYAALRRRGPKFQGVPRTFEILYEDGDLLVVNKPAGLLTHPDRQEHRDTLINRVLAYLYDKGEWDGRAFAPAAANRLDRNTSGIVLIGKHAQALRELADALRGRRVDKRYLALVHGRIETPGTLKQALIRDHENNRTRLAGEKRGRHGVAPETLEAETRYRPLAVAERLTLLDITLVSGRTHQIRAHLAAAGHPLVGDIKYGGKPLRGLRHQFLHAYALTLADGRRFVAPLPAELRKLLESYGLSTDVPAETSTST; this comes from the coding sequence ATGGTGGAGTATCCCATCACCCGGGCTGAGAATGGGAAAAAATTGCACCGGTTTTTGCGTCAAAATTTACCAGGATTGCCGCTCAGCGGGGTGTACAAATGGATCCGGGTGGGCCGGGTGAAGGTGAACCGGAAAAAAGGCAAACCGGATTTGGTGCTTCACGAGGGCGACACCGTCCAACTGTTTGTATCCGACGAGGAGTACGCCGCCCTGCGGCGCCGGGGGCCGAAGTTTCAGGGCGTTCCCCGAACCTTCGAGATCCTGTATGAAGACGGCGATCTCCTGGTTGTGAATAAGCCCGCGGGACTGCTGACCCATCCGGATCGGCAGGAGCACCGGGATACGTTGATCAATCGGGTCCTGGCTTACCTTTATGATAAAGGCGAATGGGACGGGCGGGCTTTCGCACCGGCGGCGGCGAACCGACTGGACCGCAATACCAGCGGAATCGTTTTGATCGGTAAACACGCCCAGGCTCTAAGAGAACTGGCGGATGCACTTCGCGGGCGTCGAGTGGACAAACGTTACTTGGCTTTGGTACACGGCCGTATTGAGACCCCGGGTACGCTGAAACAAGCGTTGATTCGAGATCATGAGAATAACCGAACGCGCCTGGCCGGAGAAAAGCGCGGACGGCACGGCGTGGCACCGGAGACCTTGGAAGCCGAAACCCGGTACCGGCCACTGGCCGTGGCGGAGAGGCTGACGCTCCTGGACATTACATTGGTAAGCGGGCGGACGCATCAGATTCGAGCTCATCTGGCTGCAGCGGGTCATCCCTTGGTCGGGGACATCAAATATGGGGGCAAACCTTTACGTGGCTTGCGGCATCAGTTCCTGCATGCCTACGCATTGACTCTTGCCGATGGGCGGAGGTTCGTGGCCCCGCTGCCCGCGGAATTACGGAAGTTGCTGGAGTCCTATGGGCTTTCCACAGATGTGCCGGCGGAGACTTCGACGTCCACGTGA
- a CDS encoding YaaL family protein yields the protein MKPILRWARCKRRTREGNEAERERAELLLEIRRTRDEWMRAQHLLDNVVEPELIDHAIYAVQAAQRKYEYLMKVARKQHLSVPPEEGLVRGAARTPAVDFQGHDGVRARSKGR from the coding sequence ATGAAGCCGATTTTGCGGTGGGCCCGGTGTAAACGGCGGACCCGGGAGGGGAATGAAGCGGAACGGGAGCGGGCGGAACTTCTTCTCGAGATTCGGCGGACCCGGGACGAATGGATGAGAGCCCAGCACTTGTTGGATAATGTGGTTGAGCCCGAGTTGATCGACCACGCTATCTACGCCGTTCAGGCCGCTCAACGCAAGTACGAATATTTGATGAAGGTGGCCCGAAAACAACACCTTTCTGTGCCGCCGGAAGAAGGTCTGGTCCGGGGTGCCGCCCGGACTCCGGCGGTGGACTTCCAGGGGCATGACGGGGTGAGGGCCCGCTCCAAAGGTCGGTAA
- a CDS encoding YbaB/EbfC family nucleoid-associated protein: protein MKNMNQLMKQAKKMQEEMMKAQEALGEKTVEGSAGGGAVTVVANGHKQIQSVVIRPEAVDPDDVEMLQDLVLTAVNDALKKVDDLVAEELSKYTRGFNMPGLF from the coding sequence ATGAAAAACATGAACCAATTGATGAAACAGGCAAAGAAGATGCAGGAAGAGATGATGAAAGCCCAGGAGGCTTTAGGGGAAAAGACGGTTGAGGGATCCGCCGGGGGCGGTGCGGTGACGGTGGTGGCAAACGGACACAAGCAGATTCAGTCAGTGGTCATTCGTCCGGAAGCGGTAGACCCCGATGATGTGGAAATGTTGCAGGATCTGGTGCTCACGGCGGTGAACGACGCCTTAAAAAAAGTCGATGATTTGGTGGCGGAGGAACTCAGTAAATACACTCGGGGGTTCAACATGCCGGGGTTATTCTGA
- the tadA gene encoding tRNA adenosine(34) deaminase TadA: MPDAPRDLQYMERALQLAAYAGEMGEVPIGAVVVAGGKILGEGCNLREMWNDPTAHAEMVALRQAAQAVGGWRLSGTTLYVTLEPCAMCVGAAVLARVERVVFGAPDPKAGACGSVLQVADAPLNHRLKVEGGVLQQSCSHLLKQFFRELRMRKRPQAGRSSVLSFDDPSRRDV, from the coding sequence TTGCCCGATGCGCCGCGGGACTTGCAGTACATGGAGCGCGCCCTGCAACTGGCGGCATATGCAGGGGAGATGGGCGAGGTGCCCATCGGTGCGGTGGTCGTGGCAGGGGGAAAGATTCTCGGAGAGGGTTGCAACCTTCGAGAGATGTGGAATGATCCCACGGCCCACGCGGAGATGGTGGCCTTGCGGCAAGCGGCCCAAGCGGTTGGTGGCTGGCGACTTTCAGGCACCACGTTGTATGTGACCCTGGAGCCATGTGCCATGTGCGTGGGCGCTGCTGTCTTGGCTCGGGTGGAACGGGTGGTTTTTGGGGCGCCTGATCCGAAAGCGGGAGCGTGCGGATCGGTGCTTCAGGTGGCTGATGCGCCCTTGAATCATCGACTAAAGGTGGAGGGTGGCGTCCTTCAGCAATCCTGTTCCCACCTGCTAAAACAGTTTTTTCGTGAACTGCGCATGCGGAAGAGGCCGCAGGCTGGCCGTTCTTCAGTTCTTTCCTTTGATGACCCATCGCGGAGAGATGTCTGA
- a CDS encoding beta-ketoacyl-ACP synthase III has protein sequence MRRAGIVGLGMYVPPKVLTNRDLERMVDTSDEWIRQRTGIEERHIADPGVGSSDLGVQAARAALADAGCGPEDLDLILVATTTPDQPFPTTAVMVQKGLEAWQAGAVDVGATCSGFIYGLSLATSMVESGRMNKVLVIGAETLSRITNWKDRATCVLFGDGAGAAVVAEVSQGGIQAFELGADARGTEFLNVWVGGFKKPVTAELLESSDRYINMTGREVFKFAVRTMEESVRRVADRAWGGLEVDLLVPHQANARIIEAVGQRLGLADKAWINIQHYGNTSAASIPMALTEARDAGRLSPGTRVAMTAFGGGFTYASAALEWV, from the coding sequence ATGCGGCGAGCGGGGATTGTTGGCCTGGGAATGTACGTGCCTCCGAAGGTGCTCACGAACCGGGATCTTGAGCGCATGGTGGATACATCGGATGAGTGGATCCGGCAGCGAACCGGGATTGAAGAGCGGCACATTGCCGACCCCGGTGTGGGCAGTTCGGACCTCGGAGTACAAGCCGCCCGGGCGGCCTTGGCGGACGCTGGCTGCGGTCCCGAGGATTTGGATCTGATCTTGGTGGCCACCACCACTCCAGACCAGCCATTTCCGACTACGGCGGTGATGGTGCAAAAGGGCCTCGAAGCCTGGCAAGCGGGGGCAGTGGACGTCGGGGCCACGTGTTCGGGGTTTATTTATGGGCTTTCCTTGGCCACCTCCATGGTGGAGTCGGGACGGATGAACAAGGTGCTCGTTATTGGGGCGGAGACGCTATCGCGAATCACCAATTGGAAAGATCGCGCGACGTGTGTACTGTTTGGAGACGGGGCTGGAGCTGCGGTGGTGGCGGAAGTTTCTCAAGGAGGGATTCAGGCTTTCGAACTGGGTGCCGACGCTCGGGGTACAGAATTTCTGAACGTTTGGGTTGGAGGATTTAAGAAACCGGTCACTGCGGAGCTGTTGGAGTCTTCAGACCGTTATATCAACATGACCGGACGGGAAGTTTTCAAGTTTGCGGTGCGGACGATGGAAGAATCGGTTCGCCGGGTTGCGGACCGGGCGTGGGGAGGTTTAGAGGTTGACCTGTTGGTGCCTCACCAGGCCAATGCACGGATTATCGAGGCGGTGGGGCAGCGTCTCGGGTTGGCCGACAAGGCTTGGATCAATATCCAGCATTACGGCAATACTTCGGCGGCATCGATTCCCATGGCTCTCACTGAAGCTCGGGATGCGGGGCGCCTGAGCCCAGGTACCCGGGTGGCGATGACCGCCTTCGGAGGGGGATTCACCTACGCCAGTGCCGCGTTGGAATGGGTCTAA
- a CDS encoding M23 family metallopeptidase codes for MQGRLIAAVFTGALLLPTPALAYTVKPGDTLWKIGHAHNVSVAQLMEANHLTSTWIYPGQNLQIPGNSRTYTVVKGDSLWKIGQRYNVSVAALKAENQLSDDLIYPGQVLKIPSGPSSNLGSTAPASTPTVRMPPAYRDGVFPLPKGSYSGFTDNFGAIRTWSPTGTTTRNHDGIDIVAPLGTPIYAAEGGTIINQGWSELGGWRLTVQVDGSTAFYYAHMSRYAAGMVKGATIKKGQLIGYVGNTGYGPVGTSGKFEAHLHFGMYKTSGSWQAIDPYPYLKWWESQR; via the coding sequence ATGCAAGGTCGGTTGATTGCCGCCGTTTTCACCGGCGCCCTGCTCCTTCCGACTCCGGCTCTGGCTTACACGGTAAAACCCGGTGACACCCTGTGGAAAATCGGCCATGCTCACAATGTTTCCGTCGCCCAATTGATGGAAGCCAATCACTTGACGAGTACGTGGATTTACCCCGGGCAAAACCTTCAGATCCCGGGGAACAGCCGTACATATACCGTGGTCAAGGGCGACAGCCTTTGGAAAATCGGCCAGCGATACAATGTTTCGGTGGCGGCGCTTAAAGCTGAGAACCAATTGTCCGACGACCTGATTTACCCCGGCCAAGTCCTAAAGATTCCTTCCGGTCCCAGCAGCAATCTGGGGTCCACGGCCCCCGCTTCGACCCCGACGGTTCGCATGCCCCCGGCCTATCGAGATGGCGTCTTCCCATTACCAAAGGGCTCCTACTCCGGGTTTACTGACAATTTTGGCGCGATTCGAACCTGGTCTCCAACGGGCACCACCACCCGCAACCATGATGGCATCGACATCGTGGCCCCTCTGGGCACCCCCATTTACGCCGCCGAAGGGGGAACGATTATCAATCAGGGGTGGAGTGAACTGGGGGGCTGGCGGCTCACCGTTCAGGTCGACGGATCCACCGCTTTTTATTACGCCCATATGTCTAGATATGCCGCTGGGATGGTGAAAGGTGCGACGATCAAGAAGGGTCAACTGATCGGATACGTGGGGAACACCGGATACGGCCCCGTTGGGACTTCGGGCAAATTCGAGGCCCACCTGCACTTTGGGATGTATAAAACCTCCGGATCCTGGCAGGCCATCGACCCGTATCCGTATCTAAAATGGTGGGAATCGCAACGGTAA
- the recR gene encoding recombination mediator RecR, with the protein MNFPEPISQLIDGFMKLPGIGPKTAQRLAFHVLRMPDEDVLHLSQALVAVKKDLRYCRICCNITDVDPCTLCRDELRDHRVICVVQDPRDVAAMERTREYHGVYHVLHGAISPMEGIGPEDIRVKELLERMKNDLPKELILATNPTVEGEATAMFLTRLVKPLGVKVTRIARGLPMGGDLEYADELTLSQALEGRREI; encoded by the coding sequence GTGAACTTTCCGGAACCCATCTCGCAGCTCATCGACGGGTTTATGAAATTGCCGGGAATCGGTCCTAAGACCGCTCAACGCTTGGCTTTTCACGTTCTCCGGATGCCCGACGAAGATGTCCTGCACCTATCCCAGGCCCTGGTGGCGGTCAAAAAGGACCTCCGGTATTGCCGGATCTGCTGCAACATTACCGATGTCGATCCTTGTACCCTTTGTCGCGATGAGCTGCGGGATCACCGGGTGATCTGCGTGGTTCAGGATCCCAGGGATGTCGCGGCGATGGAACGCACCCGGGAATACCATGGGGTATATCACGTGCTTCACGGGGCAATTTCGCCGATGGAAGGGATTGGCCCCGAGGATATTCGAGTGAAAGAATTACTGGAACGCATGAAGAACGATTTGCCGAAAGAGTTGATTCTCGCCACAAACCCCACCGTGGAAGGGGAAGCGACAGCGATGTTTTTAACCCGGCTGGTCAAACCGCTGGGGGTGAAGGTGACCCGGATCGCCCGGGGGTTGCCCATGGGGGGAGATCTCGAGTATGCGGACGAGTTGACGCTGTCCCAGGCTCTGGAAGGCCGCCGAGAAATTTAA
- the dnaX gene encoding DNA polymerase III subunit gamma/tau → MAYLALYREWRPQLFADVVGQPHIVRTLQNALRNGRLAHAYLFTGPRGTGKTSVAKILAKAVNCEQGSGEEPCNQCNACRGIMDGSVLDVVEIDAASNRGIDEVRELRDQVRYAPTQVRHKVYIIDEVHMLTPEAFNALLKTLEEPPEHVIFILATTEPHKVPATIMSRCQRFAFQRIYAGDMAERMKSILAHKGRQAEDKALWLIARAADGGLRDALSMLDQALSFSDDVLREEDVLALLGRLPERALMSGVEALAAGRTADVLIWAREQLDHGFDVGPLVSTLLDALRDMLWMRTAPDHPEVRERAQFQPEVKALADRMEPEQILVWMEELNGLQQQMRWYGQPRMLLELTLAKLCTLAGEKGSMETSGGSASITADKSSPASEWAARVERLERQMERLTQALRQKGDVPGPVTVEPPGPPSSSLPSSTRSEGSQADAWDRREGGSRAPSVSSPPSPGVPPAVGDLEPAVGDRPAAGPSETMRNGSGVGRPSAGEGPESPGPTPSAKGQAQGAAWEMIRRQLDIPGVEPVRARWQEVLDEVKRKRVTTQAWLLDGEPVARSGSWLIVAFKNQIHRETVMKPMHRTAIEEVLQALFNESMQLYAVSVQVWEQELAEREQAAGVVSRSSGKGGGTGGSEGGSDDPLAQLAALFGQDRIEIIGEE, encoded by the coding sequence TTGGCCTATCTCGCACTCTATCGCGAATGGCGGCCACAGTTGTTCGCTGATGTCGTTGGGCAGCCCCATATCGTTCGCACGCTGCAAAATGCGCTGCGCAACGGACGGCTGGCCCACGCATATTTGTTTACAGGTCCTCGCGGCACCGGAAAAACCAGCGTTGCCAAGATTCTTGCCAAAGCGGTGAATTGTGAACAAGGGTCCGGCGAGGAACCGTGCAACCAATGCAATGCCTGCCGCGGCATCATGGACGGTTCGGTTTTGGACGTGGTAGAGATCGACGCCGCCTCGAATCGGGGCATCGATGAAGTGCGGGAACTTCGGGACCAAGTCCGGTATGCCCCTACCCAGGTGCGTCATAAAGTCTATATTATTGACGAAGTCCACATGTTGACCCCCGAGGCGTTTAATGCGCTGTTAAAGACGCTGGAAGAGCCACCGGAGCATGTCATCTTTATCTTGGCGACCACAGAACCGCACAAGGTGCCCGCCACCATTATGTCCCGGTGTCAACGATTCGCGTTTCAGAGAATCTACGCCGGGGACATGGCGGAGCGGATGAAATCGATCCTGGCCCACAAGGGGAGGCAGGCCGAAGACAAGGCATTGTGGCTCATTGCCCGGGCGGCGGATGGGGGGCTCCGGGATGCTTTGAGCATGTTGGACCAGGCCCTTTCTTTCAGCGATGATGTGCTGCGGGAAGAGGATGTGCTGGCCCTTCTCGGCCGCCTGCCCGAGCGGGCTTTGATGTCGGGTGTTGAAGCTCTGGCGGCGGGCCGAACGGCCGATGTCCTGATATGGGCGAGGGAGCAGCTGGACCATGGTTTCGATGTCGGTCCACTGGTGTCGACACTGTTAGATGCGTTGAGGGACATGCTGTGGATGCGGACGGCGCCGGACCATCCCGAGGTTCGGGAGCGGGCCCAGTTTCAGCCGGAAGTGAAAGCTCTGGCCGACCGGATGGAACCCGAACAGATTCTGGTTTGGATGGAAGAGCTGAACGGTCTGCAACAGCAGATGCGTTGGTACGGGCAACCCAGGATGTTGCTGGAGCTCACCTTGGCCAAACTCTGCACCCTTGCCGGGGAGAAGGGTTCGATGGAAACGAGTGGGGGTAGTGCCAGCATAACTGCCGACAAGTCTTCGCCGGCATCGGAGTGGGCTGCTCGGGTAGAACGATTGGAACGACAGATGGAACGGTTGACCCAAGCCCTGCGACAGAAAGGGGATGTTCCGGGGCCGGTGACCGTAGAACCCCCGGGGCCTCCTTCCTCATCTTTGCCCAGCTCTACGAGAAGCGAAGGCTCACAGGCTGACGCATGGGACAGAAGGGAAGGGGGCTCTCGCGCGCCTTCGGTTTCATCCCCGCCATCCCCGGGTGTTCCCCCCGCGGTCGGAGATCTCGAACCGGCTGTTGGGGATCGGCCGGCCGCCGGGCCGTCGGAGACGATGAGAAATGGCTCAGGTGTCGGGCGCCCTTCGGCGGGTGAAGGGCCGGAGTCGCCGGGCCCCACGCCTTCGGCAAAAGGGCAGGCCCAGGGAGCAGCGTGGGAAATGATCCGTCGGCAACTCGATATTCCCGGGGTTGAACCCGTACGCGCCCGTTGGCAAGAGGTGCTCGATGAAGTAAAGCGTAAACGCGTGACCACGCAAGCCTGGCTTTTAGATGGCGAGCCGGTGGCCCGGTCGGGTTCATGGCTGATCGTGGCTTTCAAGAACCAGATCCACCGGGAAACTGTCATGAAACCGATGCACCGCACGGCCATCGAAGAGGTTTTGCAGGCGCTCTTCAATGAATCCATGCAACTCTATGCGGTGTCGGTTCAAGTGTGGGAACAGGAGTTGGCCGAGAGGGAGCAGGCTGCCGGCGTCGTTTCTCGCAGTTCGGGGAAGGGCGGAGGGACCGGCGGATCGGAGGGCGGAAGTGATGATCCCCTGGCGCAGCTGGCGGCCCTTTTTGGGCAAGATCGAATTGAGATCATCGGGGAGGAATGA
- a CDS encoding L,D-transpeptidase family protein, with product MILASRFLRLTTPYMRGPDVIAVQRRLTVFGRLSSWDGIYGPVTARAVAEFQRASGLLSDGIVGPATWVALGIEQVEWGGGQFHIAIDTERRVLSLFQRDRLIRSFPVAVGKPTTPTPVGDWVIVEKIANPGGPFGAAWMRLSVPNGGYGIHGTNNPGSVGRAVSHGCVRMHNEDVIQVYQTVPLGTLVTITGRVLTTRLLHMGVTPGDDIAQVQRMLQVLGFYRGDTDGIFGRITDTAVRAFQQSAQLTVDGIVGPRTAVTLESHYDIALGDVQP from the coding sequence ATGATTCTGGCGAGTCGTTTTCTACGTTTGACCACCCCCTACATGAGGGGACCGGATGTGATTGCCGTGCAACGGAGGTTGACAGTTTTCGGACGCTTGTCTTCTTGGGACGGCATCTATGGACCGGTCACCGCCCGGGCGGTGGCCGAGTTTCAACGGGCGTCCGGTCTTCTCTCCGACGGCATCGTCGGTCCTGCCACCTGGGTTGCCCTGGGAATCGAACAAGTGGAGTGGGGGGGCGGACAATTTCATATCGCGATCGACACCGAACGCCGGGTCCTTAGCCTTTTTCAAAGAGACCGTCTGATACGAAGCTTTCCGGTGGCAGTGGGGAAGCCCACAACGCCGACTCCGGTGGGGGACTGGGTGATTGTGGAGAAGATTGCGAACCCTGGTGGCCCTTTTGGGGCGGCGTGGATGCGTCTCTCGGTTCCCAATGGCGGCTATGGCATTCACGGGACGAACAATCCGGGTTCGGTGGGTCGGGCCGTGAGTCACGGCTGTGTGCGGATGCACAACGAAGATGTGATCCAAGTGTACCAGACGGTTCCATTGGGGACCTTGGTGACCATTACGGGGAGGGTGTTGACCACGCGGCTGCTCCATATGGGAGTCACCCCAGGGGATGATATCGCCCAGGTCCAGAGGATGCTCCAAGTGCTGGGCTTCTATCGCGGGGATACCGACGGGATATTTGGCCGAATAACCGACACGGCGGTCCGAGCTTTTCAGCAGTCCGCCCAGTTGACCGTGGACGGCATTGTGGGGCCCCGAACGGCGGTGACGCTGGAATCCCATTACGATATCGCGCTGGGCGACGTGCAGCCCTGA